One region of Catenulispora sp. EB89 genomic DNA includes:
- a CDS encoding amino acid adenylation domain-containing protein yields the protein MSEVWTGPASFGQERLWLATRLGSDETIYNLSAWVRLPEGADQQIVTVALAATVARHETLRTSLRLDGENLVQAVHPTVAVSLATVDLSGHDDRWQGIADADSAVLRVPFQLDDAPLWRATLAYTDNEPVLIFVAHHTVFDGGSVHLLQAEIIEQCRALIEGRPAELPELAIQYADYAAWQRDTVSGPKARAEADFWRERLSGLPRVHSLPTDRPRAAGAGQPGADRHVTLPAGTAAAAARLGSSRRASGFMVFFAAYTALLHRLSGADDVVVGVQVAGREMPELAPLIGMFVNALAVRIDTSGDPTFAELVDRVRERLLESWEHQDLPIHHVAEALGIRPDADVQPLYQIGINDIGDVGLNRSNGVARNELTLEFSEDDARLEYRTDLFDAATAERISEQFTRLTVAALADPDTRLSRLPVADEAERGLVLHEWNDTAVDWARTGLEFADAKTVSEVIGRRMAANPQALAVVDGDLRLTYGELRERVEELARRLRACGVGPERPVAVALPRSADLVVAFLATLRAGGAYVPLDPGYPPARLAMMLHDSGAEALITSHAHRDACPPGAARVVLVDEPRTSGDPVAADDQNLDESLDQDPDHLAYVIYTSGSTGRPKGVMVSHRSLLNYVLWFNREYGIGADDRVLVSSSPSFDAFGIELYPALAAGGTLVIAPPSGMLEPGRLLAVAAEEKVTALALVPTTLRLLLERSELDSCSALRHVFCGGEQLTGDLAAALAARTSAALHNLYGPTEATIDVASHRADPEQAGAVPIGRPLANARLYVLAEDGEPTPIGVPGHLHAGGVPLARGYLNRPALTAEAFVPDPFGPPGSRLYRTGDLARWRADGTLECLGRVDGQVKLNGLRIEPGEVEAVLRARPGVRDAAVLVRDGALVAYVAGDANADVARLRSDLRAALPAHLVPAAFVSVAALPMTPNGKLDTAALPAPAAPGASGGTDREFAPPSTAAEELVAEGWTEVLGVTRVGVDDDFFDLGGNSLSAARFVAWLSAAVEADIPIHAVFQHPSVADLAAEVEKLLAAEIDTLSDAEADRLLHGTGR from the coding sequence ATGTCTGAGGTGTGGACCGGGCCGGCGTCGTTCGGCCAGGAGCGGCTGTGGCTGGCGACCAGGCTGGGATCCGACGAGACGATCTACAACCTGTCGGCGTGGGTCCGACTGCCCGAGGGCGCGGACCAGCAGATCGTCACCGTCGCGCTGGCCGCCACGGTCGCGCGGCACGAGACCCTGCGCACCAGCCTGCGCCTGGACGGCGAGAACCTGGTCCAGGCGGTCCACCCGACCGTGGCGGTAAGCCTGGCGACGGTGGACCTGTCCGGCCACGACGACCGGTGGCAGGGGATCGCGGACGCGGACAGCGCCGTCCTGCGCGTCCCGTTCCAGCTGGACGATGCGCCCCTGTGGCGGGCGACGCTGGCGTACACCGACAACGAGCCGGTGCTGATCTTCGTGGCCCACCACACCGTCTTCGACGGCGGGTCGGTGCACCTGTTGCAGGCCGAGATCATCGAGCAGTGCCGGGCCTTGATCGAGGGCCGGCCGGCCGAGCTGCCCGAACTCGCCATCCAGTACGCCGACTACGCGGCCTGGCAACGCGACACGGTGAGCGGCCCCAAGGCGCGCGCCGAGGCGGACTTCTGGCGCGAGCGTCTCAGTGGTCTGCCCCGGGTCCACAGCCTGCCGACCGACCGGCCCCGCGCCGCCGGGGCCGGCCAGCCCGGGGCGGACCGGCACGTCACGCTGCCGGCCGGCACCGCGGCGGCGGCCGCACGCCTGGGCTCCTCGCGTCGGGCCAGCGGGTTCATGGTGTTCTTCGCCGCGTACACCGCGCTGCTGCACCGGCTCTCCGGCGCCGACGACGTCGTGGTCGGCGTCCAGGTCGCCGGGCGGGAAATGCCGGAGCTGGCGCCGCTGATCGGCATGTTCGTCAACGCCCTGGCGGTGCGGATCGACACCTCCGGCGATCCGACGTTCGCCGAGCTCGTCGACCGGGTGCGCGAGCGGTTGCTGGAGTCCTGGGAGCACCAGGACCTGCCGATCCACCACGTCGCCGAGGCCCTGGGCATCCGTCCCGACGCCGATGTGCAGCCGCTGTACCAGATCGGGATCAACGACATCGGCGATGTCGGGCTCAACCGGTCCAACGGCGTCGCGCGCAACGAGCTCACGCTGGAGTTCTCCGAGGACGACGCCCGGCTGGAGTACCGGACCGACCTGTTCGACGCCGCGACGGCGGAACGGATCAGCGAACAGTTCACCCGGCTGACCGTCGCCGCGCTCGCGGACCCGGACACCCGGCTGTCGCGGCTGCCGGTCGCGGACGAGGCGGAGCGCGGCCTGGTCCTTCACGAGTGGAACGACACTGCGGTCGACTGGGCCCGGACAGGGCTCGAATTCGCCGACGCGAAGACGGTCTCGGAGGTGATCGGGCGCCGGATGGCTGCGAACCCTCAGGCCCTCGCGGTCGTCGACGGGGACCTCCGCCTCACCTACGGGGAGCTGCGGGAACGCGTCGAGGAACTGGCTCGGCGGCTGCGGGCCTGCGGGGTCGGACCCGAGCGGCCGGTGGCCGTCGCGCTGCCGCGCTCGGCGGACCTGGTGGTCGCGTTCCTGGCCACGCTCCGGGCCGGCGGCGCGTACGTGCCGCTCGATCCGGGGTATCCGCCGGCGCGGCTGGCGATGATGCTGCACGACAGCGGGGCCGAAGCACTGATCACTTCGCACGCGCACCGGGACGCCTGCCCGCCGGGAGCCGCCCGGGTCGTGCTCGTCGACGAACCTCGGACGTCCGGAGACCCGGTCGCGGCTGATGATCAGAACCTTGATGAAAGCCTGGATCAGGATCCTGATCACCTCGCCTACGTGATCTACACGTCCGGCTCGACCGGCCGGCCCAAGGGCGTGATGGTCAGCCATCGCAGTCTGCTGAACTACGTCCTGTGGTTCAACCGCGAGTACGGGATCGGCGCGGACGACCGCGTGCTGGTCAGCTCCTCCCCCAGTTTCGACGCCTTCGGCATCGAGCTCTACCCGGCGCTCGCGGCCGGCGGGACGCTGGTCATCGCGCCGCCGTCCGGCATGCTGGAGCCGGGCCGGCTGCTCGCGGTGGCCGCCGAGGAGAAGGTGACGGCGCTCGCGCTGGTGCCGACCACTCTCAGGCTGCTGCTGGAGCGGTCCGAACTGGACTCCTGCAGTGCCCTGCGACACGTCTTCTGCGGCGGCGAGCAGCTGACCGGCGATCTGGCCGCCGCGCTGGCGGCCCGGACGTCGGCGGCGCTGCACAATCTCTACGGCCCGACCGAGGCGACGATCGACGTCGCCAGCCACCGTGCGGATCCGGAGCAGGCCGGGGCCGTCCCGATCGGGCGTCCGCTGGCCAACGCGCGGCTCTACGTCCTGGCCGAAGACGGCGAACCGACACCGATCGGCGTCCCCGGGCACCTGCACGCCGGGGGCGTCCCGCTGGCCCGGGGCTATCTGAACCGTCCGGCCCTGACCGCCGAGGCCTTCGTCCCGGATCCGTTCGGACCGCCGGGCTCCCGGCTCTACCGGACCGGGGACCTGGCACGCTGGCGGGCCGACGGCACCCTGGAGTGCCTGGGGCGGGTGGACGGCCAGGTCAAACTCAACGGGCTGCGGATCGAGCCCGGCGAGGTCGAGGCGGTGCTGCGGGCCCGGCCCGGCGTGCGCGACGCGGCGGTGCTGGTGCGGGACGGGGCGCTGGTCGCGTACGTCGCCGGTGACGCGAACGCCGACGTGGCGCGGCTGCGGTCGGACCTGCGCGCCGCGCTGCCGGCGCATCTCGTGCCGGCCGCTTTCGTGTCCGTGGCCGCTTTGCCGATGACGCCCAACGGCAAGCTGGACACGGCCGCGCTGCCGGCTCCGGCCGCGCCGGGCGCCTCCGGCGGGACGGACCGGGAGTTCGCACCGCCGAGCACCGCCGCCGAGGAACTGGTGGCGGAAGGCTGGACCGAAGTCCTGGGCGTGACCCGGGTCGGGGTCGACGACGACTTCTTCGACCTGGGCGGCAACTCGTTGTCCGCCGCGCGGTTCGTGGCCTGGCTGTCGGCCGCGGTGGAGGCGGACATCCCGATCCACGCGGTCTTCCAGCACCCCAGCGTCGCCGACCTGGCGGCCGAGGTGGAGAAGCTGCTCGCGGCCGAGATCGACACCCTGTCCGACGCCGAGGCCGACCGCCTCCTTCATGGAACCGGCAGGTAG
- a CDS encoding ATP-grasp domain-containing protein translates to MPGVPGVPGVPGAPGGADADWAPGGPAWRTAVIVLREAGIAWIPPFADAIRACGGRPVLLTGAVADAERDALAALVERIVTVADPYDVEESVAAITAACGPGNPPTGVITWSDAAIVTAARTAAALGVARTDPKVLELARNKYAVRRALREAGLPTPGFALISGADQAEAVAREVGLPAIVKPVNGSGSHLVRCVHSAAELAAAYEELAARIPAGELADNYKVALGSIDPARQFLVEGRLRGPEASVDVVIRDGVVEDFGLVGKFLMDDKFFELGLVKPPLDVPEDRTGPMVAAACAAALALGLDQTVAHIEVMDDEVLGPVIVEVNPGRPGGALVGQMLSLTTGVHMAEEAVAAATGLPRPERQDPQLPIPMALCMFYPTGSGRLTALDGVAELEAHPDVLSVVTTVAPGDVLSDEYEVFAVNALVAGYADHEDLLDVYHAAQSLLRFEFEPVPEAEPVTAGVCDV, encoded by the coding sequence GTGCCCGGAGTCCCCGGAGTCCCCGGAGTCCCCGGAGCCCCCGGCGGCGCCGACGCCGACTGGGCCCCGGGCGGCCCGGCGTGGCGGACCGCCGTCATCGTCCTGCGCGAGGCCGGGATCGCCTGGATCCCGCCGTTCGCGGACGCGATCCGGGCCTGCGGCGGCCGCCCGGTGCTGCTGACCGGCGCCGTCGCCGACGCCGAGCGGGACGCACTGGCCGCGCTGGTGGAGCGGATCGTGACCGTCGCAGACCCCTACGACGTCGAGGAGTCGGTCGCGGCGATCACCGCCGCGTGCGGCCCGGGCAACCCGCCGACCGGCGTCATCACCTGGTCCGACGCGGCCATCGTGACCGCCGCGCGGACGGCGGCGGCGCTCGGCGTGGCCCGCACCGACCCCAAGGTGCTGGAGCTGGCCCGGAACAAGTACGCGGTACGGCGCGCGCTGCGCGAGGCCGGACTGCCGACGCCCGGCTTCGCCCTGATCTCCGGTGCCGACCAGGCCGAGGCCGTGGCCCGCGAAGTGGGGCTGCCTGCCATCGTCAAGCCGGTCAACGGTTCCGGCAGCCACCTGGTGCGCTGCGTGCACTCGGCCGCCGAACTGGCAGCCGCCTACGAAGAGCTCGCCGCCCGGATCCCGGCCGGCGAGCTGGCCGACAACTACAAGGTCGCGCTGGGCTCCATCGACCCGGCCCGGCAGTTCCTGGTCGAGGGCCGGCTGCGGGGGCCGGAGGCCAGCGTGGACGTGGTGATCCGGGACGGCGTCGTCGAGGACTTCGGGCTCGTCGGGAAGTTCCTGATGGACGACAAGTTCTTCGAGCTCGGCCTGGTGAAGCCGCCGCTGGACGTGCCCGAGGACCGGACCGGGCCGATGGTGGCGGCCGCCTGCGCCGCCGCCCTGGCGCTGGGCCTGGACCAGACCGTCGCGCACATCGAGGTGATGGACGACGAGGTGCTGGGGCCGGTCATCGTGGAGGTGAACCCGGGCCGGCCCGGCGGCGCGCTGGTCGGCCAGATGCTCTCGCTGACCACCGGCGTGCACATGGCCGAGGAGGCGGTCGCGGCGGCCACCGGGCTGCCGCGCCCGGAGCGCCAGGACCCGCAGCTGCCGATCCCGATGGCGCTGTGCATGTTCTACCCGACCGGCTCGGGCCGGCTGACGGCGCTGGACGGCGTCGCAGAGCTCGAAGCCCACCCGGACGTGCTGTCGGTGGTCACCACGGTGGCCCCCGGCGACGTCCTGAGCGACGAGTACGAGGTCTTCGCGGTGAACGCGCTGGTCGCCGGCTACGCCGACCACGAGGACCTGCTCGATGTGTACCACGCGGCGCAGAGCCTGCTCCGCTTCGAGTTCGAGCCGGTGCCCGAGGCCGAGCCGGTGACAGCTGGGGTGTGCGATGTCTGA
- a CDS encoding MbtH family protein codes for MDDYTVVVNDEEQYSVWAAGRSLPAGWREAGFTGPKEACLAHIDEVWTDMRPLSLREAMAADD; via the coding sequence ATGGACGACTACACGGTCGTGGTGAACGACGAGGAGCAGTACTCGGTCTGGGCGGCCGGCCGCTCGCTGCCCGCGGGATGGCGCGAAGCCGGGTTCACCGGTCCGAAGGAAGCGTGCCTGGCCCACATCGACGAGGTCTGGACCGACATGCGGCCGCTGAGCCTGCGCGAGGCGATGGCCGCCGATGACTGA